GCCATCATTTCCAAGAGCAAAAGCCCACCGGGACATAAATAAGTCGGTGCAGTGGCAATCAGATGGCGAATGCAGTCTAATCCATCGGGTCCGCCATCGAGGGCGATCGCCGGTTCATGGTTGGCAACTTCCGGTTCTAACTCCCCCAGCATGGCGGTGGGAATATAGGGAGGATTGGAGACAATCCCTCGGAGTGAGTGGAGTCCCGGGAAGGGATGTAAGGGTTCAAACCAGGACCCGCAATAAAACTGAATGCGATCGCCGTATCCCAGATTTAAAGCATTCTCTTGGGCGATCGCGAGAGCCGCTGGAGATCGGTCCACCGCATGAAGGATAACCTGTGGCAAGACTTCCGCTAGACCCAGGGCGATCGCCCCACTGCCGGTCCCCAAATCCGCCCAATCTCCCTCCATTAAAGAGGTTTCCGGGTACGGGCGCGACTCGGATTGGGCCGATCGCAGGGTTAAATCAATCGCCCATTCGGTTTCCGGTCGGGGGATCAGGACCCCCGGACTGACCC
The nucleotide sequence above comes from Laspinema palackyanum D2c. Encoded proteins:
- the prmC gene encoding peptide chain release factor N(5)-glutamine methyltransferase, yielding MTRSSDPAVSGLELWQWRQEARAAAVAANVPVEELDWLLLSVSDLDKLALRLDSYKGRLEIPLDRSLAQLTQQWQQRIQDRVPVQYLAGVTPWRNFSLGVSPGVLIPRPETEWAIDLTLRSAQSESRPYPETSLMEGDWADLGTGSGAIALGLAEVLPQVILHAVDRSPAALAIAQENALNLGYGDRIQFYCGSWFEPLHPFPGLHSLRGIVSNPPYIPTAMLGELEPEVANHEPAIALDGGPDGLDCIRHLIATAPTYLCPGGLLLLEMMAGQAPAVTELLQDQGSYTQIEIFSDLAGIERFARAYRS